One Ricinus communis isolate WT05 ecotype wild-type chromosome 1, ASM1957865v1, whole genome shotgun sequence DNA window includes the following coding sequences:
- the LOC8278083 gene encoding proteasome subunit alpha type-3, with protein sequence MSSIGTGYDLSVTTFSPDGRVFQIEYAAKAVDNSGTVIGIKCKDGIVMGVEKLIASKMMLPGSNRRIHAVHRHSGMAVAGLAADGRQIVARAKSEATNYESVYGEPIPVKELADRVASYVHLCTLYWWLRPFGCGVILGGYDRDGPQLYMVEPSGISYRYFGAAIGKGKQAAKTEIEKLKLSEMTCREGVIEVAKIIYKVHDEAKDKAFELEMSWICDESKRLHQKIPDDLLEEAKAAARIALEEMDAD encoded by the exons ATGAGTAGCATAGGAACAGGTTATGATCTTTCAGTCACCACTTTCTCTCCCGATGGTCGCGTTTTCCAGATCGAATACGCTGCCAAAGCCGTCGATAACAGCGG TACTGTGATTGGAATCAAGTGCAAGGACGGCATTGTCATG GGTGTGGAGAAGCTCATAGCATCCAAGATGATGTTGCCAGGTTCAAATAGAAGAATTCACGCCGTTCATCGTCATTCTGGCATG GCTGTTGCTGGTTTAGCAGCTGATGGGAGACAAATTGTTGCACGAGCAAAGTCTGAGGCAACCAATTATGAAAG TGTTTATGGCGAACCCATTCCTGTCAAGGAACTTGCTGACCGTGTTGCTAGTTATGTGCATTTATGCACGCTCTATTGGTGGCTCAG GCCATTTGGTTGTGGGGTGATTCTTGGTGGTTATGACAGAGATGGACCACAATTGTATATGGTCGAGCCATCTGGCATATCATAT AGATACTTTGGCGCTGCAATTGGGAAGGGGAAGCAGGCTGCTAAAAC agaaatagaaaaattgaagCTCTCTGAAATGACATGTCGAGAAGGGGTTATTGAAGTAGCAAAAAT CATCTACAAGGTGCACGATGAAGCAAAGGACAAAGCCTTTGAACTGGAAATGAGTTGGATTTGTGATGAATCAAAGAGGTTGCATCAGAAG ATTCCTGATGATCTCTTAGAGGAAGCCAAGGCTGCAGCACGGATTGCACTTGAAGAAATGGATGCTGATTAA